A region from the Aegilops tauschii subsp. strangulata cultivar AL8/78 chromosome 5, Aet v6.0, whole genome shotgun sequence genome encodes:
- the LOC141023086 gene encoding uncharacterized protein, whose amino-acid sequence MITRVGNGKSALFWEDRWIQGMRVQDLTPGLYMRVRKKVRAACTVFEAMLNGAWALDIGPDIDITLLSEVFELWERVMEVELLPAVEDSTAWAWEASGIYSARSAYAARFWGMESAPFAEMAWSSKAPRQCRFFAWLAGRNRCWTSDRLARRGLPHQAACPFCDQEPETLNHVLIRCVLARVVWHQVLSALGTPELTPEAGDAVVEWCNACAQRAPSKKEAKDIRPWRL is encoded by the coding sequence ATGATCACGAGAGTTGGCAATGGCAAGAGTGCGCTGTTCTGGGAGGACAGGTGGATCCAGGGCATGAGGGTGCAGGATCTCACGCCAGGCCTGTACATGCGGGTGCGAAAGAAGGTCCGAGCTGCTTGCACTGTCTTCGAGGCCATGCTGAATGGGGCATGGGCCCTAGATATTGGGCCAGATATAGACATCACGCTGCTTTCTGAGGTGTTCGAGCTCTGGGAGAGGGTTATGGAGGTGGAGCTCCTGCCTGCAGTGGAGGATTCGACGGCATGGGCCTGGGAGGCGAGCGGGATCTACTCTGCTCGGTCGGCATATGCAGCTAGGTTCTGGGGCATGGAGTCAGCGCCGTTTGCGGAGATGGCCTGGAGCTCGAAAGCTCCGCGGCAGTGCCGATTTTTTGCTTGGCTGGCGGGAAGAAATAGGTGCTGGACCTCGGACCGTTTAGCTCGCCGCGGCCTGCCCCACCAGGCTGCCTGCCCCTTTTGTGATCAAGAGCCGGAGACCTTGAATCACGTGCTCATTCGGTGTGTTCTGGCCAGAGTAGTGTGGCACCAGGTGCTTAGTGCGCTCGGTACACCGGAGCTTACTCCGGAGGCCGGCGATGCGGTGGTGGAGTGGTGCAACGCCTGCGCCCAGAGGGCCCCCTCCAAGAAGGAAGCGAAGGACATACGACCATGGCGTCTCTAG
- the LOC141023087 gene encoding uncharacterized protein, translating to MATHPIKVLVWNVRGINDPARRSAIYQVVMAANPSIVCLQETKMEVVNQGVVAHYLGNKLASFYYLPASGTRGGILMAWDPLVVQLSNPHYTENAVTALVMPIEFMQELIDIRELIVGPWAVLGDFNLLANPEDKSNDHINRRMMARFRSKLNILELKEVYLNGRRYTWSNERGRATLEKLDHIFTMVDWEGLHPSCFLSALGSAVSDHCPLLLNLDADFKVGKRFRFEAFWPKAEGFRNVVQTAWTLVPSVGNPYVVLDSKLRATAKALQSWSDKWIRNVKLQIALALEVILRLDVVMEMRQLEGSCP from the exons ATGGCTACACACCCCATCAAGGTGCTGGTGTGGAATGTCCGCGGTATTAATGACCCGGCACGGAGAAGCGCGATTTACCAAGTGGTCATGGCGGCCAACCCTAGCATAGTGTGTTTGCAGGAAACTAAGATGGAAGTTGTAAATCAGGGTGTGGTGGCGCACTATTTGGGTAATAAACTAGCAAGTTTTTACTACCTCCCGGCTTCTGGTACTCGTGGTGGGATCCTCATGGCCTGGGACCCCCTTGTGGTCCAACTCTCCAACCCGCACTACACGGAGAACGCGGTCACCGCGCTCGTTATGCCG ATCGAGTTCATGCAAGAACTGATCGACATCCGTGAGCTCATTGTTGGGCCGTGGGCAGTTTTGGGAGATTTCAACCTCCTCGCGAACCCGGAGGACAAAAGCAATGATCACATCAACAGGCGCATGATGGCGCGGTTTAGGTCTAAGCTCAACATCCTTGAGCTGAAGGAGGTTTACCTCAATGGCAGGAGGTACACCTGGTCGAATGAGCGTGGGCGGGCCACCCTCGAGAAGTTAGATCATATTTTCACCATGGTGGATTGGGAGGGGCTGCACCCGTCTTGTTTCCTCTCAGCTCTGGGATCGGCTGTCTCGGATCACTGCCCCCTACTGCTGAATTTGGACGCTGACTTTAAGGTGGGCAAGCGCTTTCGCTTCGAAGCCTTCTGGCCGAAGGCCGAGGGGTTTCGCAATGTGGTGCAGACGGCGTGGACTTTAGTGCCCTCCGTGGGCAATCCCTATGTGGTCCTCGATAGCAAATTGAGAGCAACTGCGAAGGCGCTGCAAAGCTGGAGCGACAAGTGGATTAGAAACGTTAAGCTGCAGATTGCTTTGGCTCTCGAGGTTATCCTTCGGCTTGATGTGGTGATGGAGATGAGGCAGCTTGAGGGAAGTTGCCCTTAG